One genomic segment of Candidatus Macondimonas diazotrophica includes these proteins:
- a CDS encoding glucan biosynthesis protein yields the protein MNRRGFLQGFGAVMLWAGLPPLAKSAWAQAEGLSFGPALPFSFEALQQQARDLAGRRFQPRPIKADATLESIDFDTHQKLRYRKDKALWGGAERPHGVQFFHLHRWVRQGVKIHVLEDGQARELMYRPDYFTYGGTGLDKILPKDLGFAGFRVLNEGKEGPDWLAFQGASYFRTSGPFDQYGLSARGVAINTALPEPEEFPLFTQFWLEQAEGGKTVTIYALLDGPSLAGAYRFVCRKEKTITMDVSAALFPRTAITRMGIAPLTSMFWYSESNHRQGSDWRPEIHDNDGLALWTGAGERIWRPLNNPQSVMTNSFFDNNPRGFGLLQRDRDFDHYQDDGAYYDRRPALWIEPLGEWGEGTVQLVEIPTNDEIHDNIVAYWLPKAPVTAGSRWAFDYRLHWVDQEPYPQDGIGRVVDTRIGRSGIPGQEKGIRPENARKFVIDFAGPHLAEMPQRFDLLPTIWASRGRIVDSYTLKVVGTDRWRAVFDLLDVEGTQPVDLRCFIPLRKQPLTETWLFQYLPEVHRV from the coding sequence ATGAATCGACGCGGTTTTCTTCAGGGTTTCGGGGCGGTGATGCTGTGGGCGGGTTTGCCCCCGCTGGCCAAGTCGGCATGGGCGCAGGCCGAGGGATTGAGCTTCGGGCCGGCATTGCCCTTTTCGTTCGAAGCGCTGCAACAGCAGGCGCGAGACTTGGCGGGCCGCCGGTTCCAGCCACGTCCAATCAAGGCGGATGCGACGCTGGAATCGATCGATTTCGATACGCACCAGAAGCTGCGCTATCGCAAGGACAAGGCCTTGTGGGGGGGAGCCGAGCGCCCCCATGGAGTACAGTTCTTTCATCTGCATCGCTGGGTCCGCCAAGGCGTGAAGATCCATGTGCTGGAAGATGGCCAGGCCCGCGAGCTGATGTATCGGCCGGATTATTTCACCTATGGCGGCACGGGCCTCGACAAGATCCTGCCCAAGGATCTGGGTTTTGCCGGATTTCGGGTGCTCAACGAAGGCAAGGAGGGGCCCGACTGGCTGGCCTTCCAGGGTGCGAGCTATTTCCGCACCAGCGGGCCGTTCGACCAGTACGGCTTGTCCGCGCGCGGTGTGGCGATCAATACGGCGCTGCCCGAACCCGAAGAATTCCCCCTGTTCACACAATTCTGGCTGGAGCAAGCCGAGGGCGGAAAAACCGTCACGATCTACGCGCTGCTTGACGGACCCAGCCTCGCTGGGGCGTACCGGTTCGTCTGCCGGAAAGAAAAGACCATCACCATGGACGTTTCCGCGGCACTGTTCCCGCGTACCGCCATCACCCGCATGGGCATCGCCCCATTGACCAGCATGTTCTGGTATTCCGAGTCCAATCATCGGCAGGGATCCGATTGGCGCCCCGAAATTCATGACAACGACGGCCTGGCCTTGTGGACCGGGGCTGGCGAGCGCATTTGGCGGCCGCTCAACAACCCGCAGTCCGTGATGACCAACAGTTTCTTCGACAACAACCCGCGCGGTTTCGGTCTGCTGCAGCGCGATCGCGACTTCGATCACTATCAGGATGACGGCGCCTATTACGATCGTCGGCCAGCCTTGTGGATCGAGCCGCTGGGTGAATGGGGGGAGGGTACCGTTCAGCTGGTTGAAATTCCCACCAACGATGAGATCCACGACAACATCGTGGCCTATTGGCTGCCCAAGGCGCCGGTCACGGCGGGATCGCGTTGGGCCTTCGACTATCGCTTGCACTGGGTGGACCAGGAGCCCTATCCACAGGACGGCATCGGGCGTGTGGTCGATACCCGCATCGGCCGGTCCGGGATTCCGGGGCAGGAAAAGGGCATCCGACCGGAGAACGCGCGCAAGTTCGTGATCGACTTTGCCGGGCCGCATCTGGCCGAAATGCCGCAGCGTTTCGACTTGTTGCCGACCATTTGGGCATCACGCGGCCGTATCGTGGACAGCTATACGCTCAAGGTGGTCGGAACCGACCGCTGGCGCGCGGTATTCGACCTGCTCGATGTCGAAGGCACCCAGCCGGTGGATCTGCGCTGTTTCATCCCGTTGCGCAAGCAGCCGTTGACCGAAACCTGGCTCTTCCAGTACCTGCCGGAGGTGCATCGGGTTTAG
- a CDS encoding zinc ribbon domain-containing protein encodes MPTYDYHCPANGRTAAVWHSISRELTTWAELCQETGEPLGDTPGDAAIERLITGGGVITRNSPSAPLMPCGKHACGCAH; translated from the coding sequence ATGCCGACCTATGATTATCACTGCCCCGCCAATGGACGCACGGCTGCCGTTTGGCACAGCATCAGCCGTGAACTCACGACCTGGGCGGAACTGTGTCAGGAAACCGGCGAACCCTTGGGCGATACCCCAGGTGATGCCGCCATCGAGCGCCTGATCACCGGCGGCGGCGTAATCACCCGCAACAGCCCATCCGCACCGCTCATGCCCTGCGGCAAACACGCCTGCGGCTGCGCCCATTGA
- a CDS encoding acyl-CoA dehydrogenase family protein — protein sequence MHKPRAIFSEEHEMFRQTCRRFYEKEVVPYHDQWEEDGQVSREVWLKAGEAGLLCMSLPEAYGGAEADFLFTVVQAEEQTRAGASGPGFMLHNEIVAPYIFKYGNDEQKQRWLPRMAKGELIGAIAMTEPGTGSDLQAVKTHARREGDHYILNGQKTFITNGYMSDLVIVICKTDPSKGAAGVSLLVVEAGTPGFDKGRKLKKVGMKAQDTAELFFDNCKVPAANLLGKEGGGFGYLMSELVQERLLIAMGSITASEHVLQHTIDYVKQREVFGKPLSKFQNTRFKLAELKTQVTIGRIFVDRCLELHLQKKLDVTTAAMAKLWTTDLQCALTDECLQLHGGYGYMLEYPVAKAFVDGRVQKIYGGTNEIMKELISRSFL from the coding sequence ATGCACAAGCCGCGTGCGATTTTCAGCGAAGAACACGAAATGTTTCGCCAGACCTGTCGCCGCTTCTATGAAAAGGAAGTGGTGCCCTATCACGATCAGTGGGAAGAGGACGGACAGGTGTCCCGGGAGGTCTGGCTCAAGGCCGGCGAGGCGGGCCTGCTGTGCATGTCGCTGCCGGAGGCCTATGGCGGCGCGGAGGCCGATTTCCTGTTCACCGTGGTGCAGGCCGAGGAACAGACCCGCGCCGGCGCCTCCGGGCCCGGCTTCATGCTGCACAATGAAATCGTCGCGCCCTACATCTTCAAGTACGGCAACGACGAACAGAAACAGCGCTGGCTGCCGCGCATGGCCAAGGGCGAGCTGATCGGCGCCATCGCCATGACCGAGCCCGGCACGGGTTCGGATCTGCAGGCGGTCAAGACCCACGCCCGGCGTGAAGGCGACCACTACATCCTGAACGGCCAGAAGACCTTCATCACCAACGGCTATATGTCGGATCTGGTGATCGTGATCTGCAAGACCGACCCCAGCAAGGGCGCGGCCGGTGTCAGTCTGCTGGTGGTCGAGGCGGGAACCCCCGGGTTCGACAAGGGTCGCAAGCTCAAGAAAGTCGGCATGAAGGCGCAGGATACGGCCGAGCTGTTCTTCGACAACTGCAAGGTGCCGGCAGCCAATCTGCTGGGCAAGGAAGGCGGCGGCTTCGGCTACCTCATGAGCGAGCTGGTGCAGGAACGCCTGCTCATCGCCATGGGCTCGATCACCGCCTCCGAGCATGTGCTCCAGCACACCATCGACTACGTCAAGCAGCGTGAGGTGTTCGGCAAGCCTTTGTCCAAGTTCCAGAACACGCGGTTCAAGCTGGCCGAGCTCAAGACCCAGGTGACCATTGGCCGCATCTTCGTGGATCGGTGCCTCGAACTGCACCTGCAGAAGAAGCTGGACGTGACGACCGCAGCCATGGCCAAACTCTGGACCACCGATCTGCAGTGCGCACTTACCGACGAATGCCTGCAGCTGCATGGCGGCTATGGCTACATGCTGGAGTATCCGGTGGCCAAGGCCTTCGTCGACGGTCGGGTGCAGAAGATCTACGGCGGCACCAACGAGATCATGAAGGAATTGATCAGCCGCAGCTTCCTGTGA
- the dauA gene encoding C4-dicarboxylic acid transporter DauA, with amino-acid sequence MDHRQSLPFAQALKDTLNRGYTRQNVISDLTAGATVGVVALPLAMALAIASGVAPQHGLYTAIVAGAIIALTGGSRVNVSGPTAAFVVVLLPIAQQFGLGGLLTAGAMAGVILLFMGLARLGRFIELVPYPVTVGFTSGIAVVIATLQLKDFLGLPVGALDGHYWDRLGTLLAAVPEMHAANALVGATTLAIMVAWPRLGLRFPGHLVALLAGTLLSLLLARLGPDWTVETIGSRFTWTTGGQNGQGIPPFLPQWQWPWLQPGPDGKPLGLSFGLLQDLLGPAFAIAMLGALESLLCAVVADGMAGTRHDPNAELVGQGLGNLIAPFFGGVAATAAIARTATNIRAGAHSPLASVSHAGIVLLAVVALADLLAYLPMAALAGLLLMTAWNMSEARHFVRVLRHAPRSDVMVLLTCFSLTILFDMVVAVTVGMGLAAILFIKRVIDLTEGRLLSNHEIAGSEGPELPGLLIYDINGPLFFGAAQKALRTLHTVDPSLRVLILDMADVQLMDMTGMTALEDLIRQAHRRRQTVLLCGLSPRLVLKLRRVGIRRLVGRLEYARNMGEARLRAAELLDTPPTTSSPAVS; translated from the coding sequence ATGGATCATCGCCAGTCCCTGCCGTTTGCCCAGGCCCTGAAAGACACCCTGAACCGCGGCTATACGCGTCAGAACGTCATCAGCGACCTCACCGCCGGCGCCACCGTTGGTGTCGTCGCCCTGCCGCTGGCCATGGCATTGGCCATTGCCAGTGGCGTTGCCCCCCAGCACGGCCTCTATACGGCCATCGTGGCGGGCGCGATCATCGCGCTAACCGGGGGGTCGCGCGTCAATGTGTCGGGCCCCACTGCCGCCTTCGTCGTGGTCCTGCTTCCCATCGCCCAGCAATTCGGTCTCGGCGGCCTGCTCACCGCGGGTGCCATGGCGGGCGTGATCCTGCTGTTCATGGGCCTGGCGCGGCTGGGGCGGTTCATCGAACTGGTGCCCTATCCGGTGACGGTGGGCTTCACCAGCGGCATCGCTGTGGTGATCGCTACATTGCAGCTGAAGGATTTCCTGGGCCTGCCGGTGGGCGCCCTGGACGGCCACTACTGGGATCGGCTGGGCACGTTGCTGGCCGCCGTCCCGGAAATGCATGCCGCCAACGCACTCGTCGGGGCCACGACCCTGGCCATCATGGTGGCCTGGCCACGGCTGGGGCTACGCTTTCCGGGGCACCTCGTCGCCCTGCTGGCCGGCACCCTGCTGTCGCTGCTGCTGGCGCGACTCGGACCGGACTGGACCGTGGAGACCATCGGATCCCGATTCACCTGGACGACCGGCGGCCAGAACGGTCAGGGAATTCCGCCGTTTCTGCCGCAATGGCAATGGCCATGGCTGCAACCCGGCCCGGACGGCAAGCCATTGGGTCTGTCCTTTGGGTTGCTTCAGGACCTGCTGGGACCGGCATTCGCCATCGCGATGCTGGGGGCCCTGGAATCACTGCTGTGCGCGGTGGTGGCCGACGGCATGGCCGGGACACGCCATGACCCCAACGCCGAATTGGTCGGGCAGGGCCTGGGCAACCTGATCGCGCCGTTCTTCGGCGGTGTGGCGGCTACCGCTGCCATCGCCCGCACCGCGACCAACATTCGCGCCGGCGCACACTCGCCGCTGGCGAGTGTCAGCCATGCCGGCATCGTACTCCTTGCGGTGGTTGCCCTGGCCGACCTGCTGGCCTATCTACCCATGGCCGCGCTGGCCGGCCTGCTGCTGATGACGGCCTGGAACATGAGCGAAGCCCGGCACTTCGTGCGCGTACTGCGCCACGCGCCCCGCAGCGATGTGATGGTGTTGCTGACCTGCTTCAGCCTGACCATCCTGTTCGACATGGTGGTTGCGGTGACCGTCGGCATGGGCCTGGCGGCGATCCTGTTCATCAAGCGCGTCATCGACCTTACCGAAGGTCGCCTGCTGAGCAACCACGAGATCGCCGGATCAGAGGGCCCGGAGTTACCCGGCCTCCTGATCTACGACATCAACGGCCCCTTGTTTTTCGGTGCCGCACAAAAGGCCTTGCGCACCCTGCACACCGTCGATCCGAGCCTGCGCGTGCTCATCCTGGACATGGCCGATGTGCAATTGATGGACATGACGGGGATGACGGCCCTGGAAGACCTCATCCGGCAGGCGCATCGACGCCGCCAGACTGTCCTGCTGTGCGGCCTGTCTCCCCGGCTGGTTCTCAAGCTGCGGCGTGTGGGCATCCGCCGGCTCGTCGGCCGCCTGGAATACGCTCGCAATATGGGCGAAGCGCGGTTGCGCGCCGCCGAACTGCTCGACACGCCGCCGACCACATCGAGTCCGGCGGTTTCCTGA